The Pandoraea apista genomic interval CGCTCGCCAACTCGTGCGGGCTGGTCACCATGCCGCGGCTCGACTGTGCGAGACGCGGGCCGTCGTTCGTGGGGGTGCCGGGTTTGGTCCTGGCCACCGGCGCCGCCGGCGCCATCACTTCTGCCGCCGACGCAGGTAGTACGGCGCTGCCGGCCAAGGCGGCCGTGCCCATCAGAAAATTGCGCCGCGCAGTGCTGCTTGCGGCGTCGTCGGTGGCGACCGGTGGTGTCGTCTTCAGCCCATCGGCCGCTTCTTGTGTGAACGTCATGCCGTCTCCCCTCGGGATGTCATCAGTGGTCGAAGCGCGCCCGACACTGACAAACGCTTCGTCGTTACCTCGTCAAATCGTTGTGCCGGAAACCGGTTGCATCGTTCGCCGCCGCCACGTTGTGCCAGTGCGAGGCGGCGGTCCGGCGTCAGACTTCTGCCTTCCAGCCCTTCCAGTGGCGTTGATGCGTGACCTCGGGTGCCGAATAGCGCTCCTTCACCCACGCGTAGACCGGACCGAGCGCGTTCATCGCCACCGCCGCGCCCAAGGCAGCGAGAGGGTCTTGTGCCACCGGGCCGAAGCCGCCGAACAACGTGGCGAAGTACGTTGCGAAACCGAAAAACATGCCCGGAATGAAGTTCAGCCCTGGGAAGACGCGAGCGAGCGCCATCATCGTGCCGTTGCCGGCGAAGAGAATCACCATCTCGGCGAGCACGAGCCCATTCCCGCTGAACTGCGTTGCCGCCTGCTTGAATCCGAGCACGATAAGGAACGCGAAGCACGACCCCACGGGCAGCGTTGCCCAGATGCGTTTGAGGTTCACCAGCGTTGGCCCGCCCATTGCGAAGGTGGCAGCCCAACTGATGAAGATCGCCCATGGCGGCAAATGCAGCGGCAGCATCGCGATCGGAATCGTGGTAACGGCCAGTAGTGAGGCAACGACTTCCGCAGGCAGCTTTTTCATGATTGTCTCCTTGAGTTTTATGAGAACTTCATTGCGCACAACAACATGAATGCCGGTGGATCTCGCAGTGATGCTGCGTCACGACCGTGATCCGGCCGCGTTTGATCACCCACAGGCGTGGCGGGATGTCGAGCAGCGCATCGGCCACTTTGAACGTATCGAGAATAATGAGATCGGCCTGCTTGCCCACGGCGATGCCGTAGTCGTGCGAGAGTCCGATAGCGCGCGCGGCGTTGTGCGTGCCCATGTCGAGAATCGCCTGCTGATGCTCGGGCACACCGAACTGCGCCACGTGCGCCAGAAGATTGCCGATCTGCAACATGTCCGCCTTGCCGAACGGCGTGAAGGCGTTGCGCACGTTATTGGACGAGTACGCAACATTCACCCCCGCGTTGTGCAGCGCCTTGACGGGGGTGAGGCCGCGACGCTGGTTTTGCGTGTCCTTTCGTCCGCCGAGATAGAGGTCGGTGGCAGGCAGCGTGACGATACTGATGCCTGCCAGCCGGATCTGCTCGATCACCGGT includes:
- a CDS encoding DUF1097 domain-containing protein — its product is MKKLPAEVVASLLAVTTIPIAMLPLHLPPWAIFISWAATFAMGGPTLVNLKRIWATLPVGSCFAFLIVLGFKQAATQFSGNGLVLAEMVILFAGNGTMMALARVFPGLNFIPGMFFGFATYFATLFGGFGPVAQDPLAALGAAVAMNALGPVYAWVKERYSAPEVTHQRHWKGWKAEV